Genomic DNA from Theobroma cacao cultivar B97-61/B2 chromosome 3, Criollo_cocoa_genome_V2, whole genome shotgun sequence:
ACTCCTTTTGTTAACTATCTCTTCTTCCAGAGGCACTGTGGACAAGAAAGAGGCACTGGAGAACTTAGATCTCATTTTGTTATGCCTTGATGAGATTGTTGATGGCGGGTATGCAACATGATTTATTGTAGCTAAAGTTTACTTATGTATAACTGCCACAATacttaatttatctttttttgtttggtaATAGTTAAGATTTCTTGTATTTAAAACTTTAGCATACTGCCAATTACTAAAagaattaatgaaattaaaaaaaggaacaTTCAATGGACTAGTCTCTGTTCAATGAACATTAGCCTGTCATTGCTATTTGAAACTGTTGTTATTGATCTTTTGCTAATATTTGAATGAAAAGACAGTTTTGCAGACACATAAATTGGGTTAATAACAATTATACAAGTAAAGAAAGGACAGTATCTTGTACGTTTTGCCCTTCTAACAATAactatattatattttttgggTGTACATGCCCTTCTAGCAAAGCCTTTATCAAAAGATAGATAAATCTAAACGGTTTACACAAAACATTAGGTATTTAGACTTCTTGGCTGAAAAACAAATAGGTAAACAAGAGATGGAATTAGGCTTTCTTGACTTACTCAGTTAGTGTACCTCTCTTATACTTTTGGGAGTTCTTGGCAGGAACTAAAATGGTAATCCTTAGGGCCTTGCGGTTCTGAGCCATCTCAAGCACCTGCAGGCCATGAGAGTGATTTTCTATCCTGGTTAactctctttttctcctttgcAGCATCATTCTAGAAACTGATGCAAATGTTATTGCGGGGAAGGTTGCTAGTCATACTATAGATTCGGGTGCTCCTTTATCTGAGCAGGTATTGTTTGGTTCCTGGAAACAAACATCACTAAatcacccttttttttttttcattcttccAACATTTCCTCCATGAGCAGGCAAACATTGAACCATGTTATTAGTTACATGTCATTGACTCTTGCCACCATATTTGCTTTCTTTATGTTTTGCAGACAATTAGTCAAGCATTGGCCACTGCTCGGGAACATTTAACAAGATCCCTCCTTAAGTGATGATCGAGGGCAGACGCAATGAGATTTATCCCGTTacatttctagttttcctaTTCTTGTACCCTGGCTGATAGGCATCAATTTTGCTTCAATGTTGCTTTCTTAATATGAGTGGATGATGATGCTCTATGGGGCTGCTATGCTAGCCGGTTCTTACCAAAGGATTGGAGCATTTGTTccttttttcatgtttttcctGGTGTAAACCTTGAtttatttgaacattaaaGGCAAATAAGAGCGATGGAGATGGAAGGAAATTGATGTTGGgaatatcaaaacataaatctCTTGATAATTTTCCTTATCTTGGATAAACTTATGTGACAAAAAGAGCTAGTGCATTCAATTAGATGTAAATCTAAACTTTATAAATGTTACATTTGCGTGCCAAAAATTGCTCACTATATTactgaaaattttaacaataaGCCCAGTGTAGGAATAGTAtagtttgaaaaaaaattgtaaaatcattttgatgaaatataaTGGCATTTAATAATAAGGGAGTATTCCGTTAATACTTttgttaaattaaaaatacatatcgaaaaaataaaataataacacaatttaatatttaaattttattttttaatgcttTATTGCTATTAAACAATATCTAAAAGACcttgaccaaaaaaaaaaagaaaagcctaGGCCTAGctgcattattatttttttaaaattatcatccattaatttgggtttttctttttaataaatggattaatttttataaggaaataaaagatattttgaatgattcaaaaaaaattattttgaaagtgGGGAATCTGACAAAGCCCCCTGTACTCATAGAATCCGGTGGGCTCGTCCCAGAACCGGCCCATCCAACCCATGCCTGTCTGTGCTGCTGCGCGCTTATCCTCGTATCCATCCAACACACACCCTTTGGcttctcaaaaaaaataatccaATTCCATCCATCGCCGGCGAATTATCCGTCCGGTCACCCTCCGATCTGATCCATGACCTTATCAGACGACGAAGACAAGTTCTTGGCAAACTTCCTCGAATCCGAACTCTCCAATGAGGTTCTCTTCCCCCCCTCCTCTTTCTTTACCTATAATTTTTATGCTTCTCCGatggaaatttgatgaaattgaATTGTCTCGATTTTAGGAGGAGAGGGAATTGGAGGAGCCTGAAGCCAAGCGATTGCGCGGAGGAAAGGATGATGAGGAAGAGGAACCAAAACGCAAGGGAGAGGGGGCTTCTTGTTCCAATCCGAATCCGGATTCGGGTCCGGGCCAAGTGAAGAACAACAGCAGTATAAGTGTTCCTCGGAGGATTGAGAGTGGAACTTTTAGCAAGATCCCTCCTGAGCTGTTCCCTCACATCCTCAAATTTCTTTCATCCGAGGTGCTTTTCATAATCTGCTCTTTGAAATTTCTGTGGttctttttctcaaaagtCTCAATTTTGATATCGTGTTtgttatatatacatatgaatTTGCAGGATCTTGTATCGTGCTCGCTGGTATGCAGTTTCCTGAATTACGCGGCAGCTGATGAGTCCTTGTGGCGTCGCCTGTGagttttttattctctttggTTTCTgatattcaaaatttcttcctttttctttttctctttcacatttTGTTGATCGTTGATACATCTAGCTCAAGTTATCTGCATAATGCGTGGTTAATGTCTTAGAcagaaaaatggaatttgcGTGATGGAAAATGCATGTGCAGTTCCTTGTTGAGTGTATTTAATGTCTGTGTTACTAATTTACTGGTTTGTTGTAGTTAATTTTGCAtgtatatttatttctttgatATTGTTCTCGAGGTTTAGAGGTGTGCTTTTTCTCACATTTTTGTTTGGCATGCCGCACACCCCCCACCCATATGTATGTAGGTATATGTATTTGTATCCCATGTTGGCCCTTTCACTCAGTAAATCCTGGCCCTGCTACTTGAAACAACAATTTTGAACTTGTGTAGGTATTGTATGAGGTGGGGTTTGTTGCCTCCaacaaaaataagagaatgtGCTTGGAAGAAGCTTTACATTCAGGTACTTTTGGTTTATACCTCTCAATTTAAGATTCCTTTATGTTTTAGATTTGTATTTTGTTAACATCCTCAACTTATTTATCCTGTGAAAGCCCCCTGTATTAAGTTAGTGGGCACACAGCCTCCTTGCATGATAATTTTACTTGTGCTAATGATTATGATGCCACTGTtggtattttaatttttgttcttgaaCTTTGAGGGCTTAATATGCATACATAATCAGCTTTTCGTATTAAAAATTGAGTGCAAAAAGGTATGTCTTCTTTCTAACATCAGCTTTTAGCATAACAATCCTTATTGAAATTTTCTATCTGCATACTTCTTGAGGTCGAATCAGCTGGTCTGCATGCTTCTTGTGACATTTTCAATGTAATGAAACATGTTTTTCCTTTACAGCGTGATGAGGAGGACATGATTGAACTTGTTAGGAACTGTCCATCTGAATTTAAAGAGTACTACATTCAAATGCAAGCAGCAAAAAGAAGCCAAGCACCTCTTCCTTCGCAGGTAACATGGTTTTACTGATCTTTGACCCATTAAAAGAGGAAAAGATGTTTTAGGGTCCTTGCACTGAGGATATTGTAGAGATGGCTTATTGGAGTCCTTTCATTTACAGACTGTGTTTTTGAGtaatatatattcaaatttcCCCCATGTTTGTTGAAAGCTATGAATGTCATGGTAGTGTCAAAATCATGACGTGCTCCATGAATTTAAAGAGAAACGTTCCTTAAAAGCCATCGTCATTCTTCAGCaagaatatttctttttgaatGCAAGAACTGGTTCATCCTTTAAGGACATGCATGAAGATGCTTAAATCTGTTTTCCACTTACAAGAATCCAAACTGAAATGTGTCCTTTTGgctgttttcttcttctttttcatttttttctctctttgtgAAGGTGAAGGATGACTTGATAATTCTGGACAAGACAGTTGCTGATCAAGTATCTATGTGGAAAAGCAGTCGGGGTCTGGCTGATAAGGTTGTTGCTGACCATGCTTGTTCTGGAGAAACATGTTCGTACTACCAAATTGGAGATGTATTTGTTTGTGAGAAGACTGGGCAGGTTCATGGTAGGACTTGATATCAGTTGTGGCATTTCTCTTGCACATTAACGTGTACAACTGCATGCCTAATTATTGTGGGACTTCAATTTATGGTTTTTATTTATGCTTTTTCTTGTCCCAGTATGTGATGATACTTGTCGAGAAGTCATTTTGGACCCCACCAATGAGCTTTTGGTCTGCACAATATCAGGCCACTGTTTTGATAGGTTACTGTCACCATCCGAAATGGAATTGGATCCAGTGAGTAGAAGTTCTCTTTAAGCTATTTGTTCTTCTTGCAAGGtttccattaaaattttaaagtaacATTTCATGAAATTTTGGTTCACGAATGTGAAAAGGACAGCCTTTTCTATGCTATTTCTGTTTTAAGGAAGGATATGAGTTCATCATCTTCACTTTTTAGATTTTCTTATCGATTCCTAACACTTGTATGTGCTGGTCAAACTTCCAGGAGCAACAGCAAGGAGGTGGCACAGATGAAGCAGAACCATTCATGGGATCTGGCCGATTTGGTAATAGAAATTACTTGAATCTCAATCTTGAATGCTTTCCCTGATTTTACTGtattgtatatacatatatctcATTTTGATGTCTGTGGCAGCACGAGCTTACTTACTAGGATACAACTGCGACGATGAAAAGGAGCTGGAAGCTGCTTTGAGGTTTTGTTGATCCAAATCTTTGTTAATTTTAGGTGGGTGTATTTATGCGGGTAAATTAGTAAAAGGCCAAGGCCACAAATGTTCACATGTCTGGCATATGAATGTTTAGGTTTTGCTTGATTCTACAGTTGTACGACTGTTAGATATAAGTCAGACCATTCAGTTTTAAGCTATCATATTACTTGGTTATATAGTATGATAAAAATCCCCCGTCCCTGAATCTTATATTGTAACATTTTGGCCCAAGGCGAGTGGCACATGATTTCGATTGAAGTCAAAGCATTAGCACATGGTTACCCGTGGATGGATGATAGGCAATTGATATTGCCACCCTCAAACTAAACAGGAAATAGTCGTGGTTGGAGCATAAAATTATGTTATTCCCTGAAAAATACCACTAGTGTTTTGACCCAACTCAAAAGTAGAGAGAATGTCGAGCTTCTATGAAATTCGTGGAGCTTCcttcttttaaagaaaaaaagataaaaaaacttTCGGGATGAAATCATAGAAAGGTTTCTAATTGACAAGTACCCGGTCACtacctctttcttttttattttattctgagAGTGAAAGGAAAACAGATTAAGAAAACAGCAAGGAAACTTGAATTCATTCGTGGAACAAAATGAACGAGAAAGAAAAGGTTCCAGAACTACCGCGTTATGGTTGCATTGCAGATTATATATACAGAGTCCACGTGTCGTTTGCCCCTACGGATTAGCGGAGTCGATTACGCGTTGAAGCAACGCGTGGAAACCCTTCAAATTCGgagatatatataatatatatatccaaattttgatttaacGCAGTTGTTCGTacacctctctctctctctctctcgctctCGCTCTGTAAGGCCTCTCAACTCATCTCTTTAATGTTGGCTTGTACCTTTTCTCTTATCTCTCCCAGATGTTCTtctttcatataaatattcgcttcttattttatgtattttgttgttttgatGTCATCTGAAACGTTGTTTCATGTTTTGTGATCGTTTGTCTTAACGTATGCCGGCCCTGCTCCATAATCTTATCAAAATTCGACAACATTCCCAGAACATGGCTCCGTTTTCTGAAGATctcaaaatttgtttaatttctcATCAACTCTTTGGGAAATTTTTGTATTATCGCTTCCAATTGATACCTTTTTGCTTGTCTAGTTCTTGATTGGATCAAAATGGCGACTTTTGATTTGGGAAATTTGTCGACAGATGgaactctttttttaaaaaatttttgtaatttctcGCTTGCTGGAACAAGTTTGTCTGATCATGGTATCCTGATCTTGAGTCCTGACATTGTATGTTATCCTCCATACGAATGTTTGTGACTTGTTTACTTGTTGGGTAATTCGGGATTTATGTACCAATATTTATGAttatgtttttcctttttcttattttgatcAAAGTGTATTATGTCTTCACTTTCTAGAAAGCAGAAATGTTAAATGTCTTCTCATCACTGCTTTTGCTATTTGTGTCACAGGACTCATTCTTGGTTGAAAAAACATGGGAAAGGACAAGGACAAGCATAAGCACGATGACAAGGGTCTCTTTTCACACCACCATGGTCATGGAGGTTACCCTCCTGGTGCATACCCTCCACCTCCTGGGGGATATCCCCCTGCTACAGGGTATCCCCCTCATGCAGGATACCCCCCGCAAGGTTATCCACCTCAAGGCTACCCACCAGCTGGATATCCTCCTGGTGGATACCCTCCATCTGGTCATCCTGGTGGATACCCTCCATCTGGTTATCCTGGTGCATCTCATTCAGGTAAAGTTCCCAAGGTTATCGTATACCTCTACCTCATGAGCTATAATATGAGAATCATCCGTGCCAATAATTAGCTAATCTTGTATTTCTGACTCTATCTTTAGGGCACGGTGGCCTTGGGGCAATGATTGCTGGTGGGGCTGCAGCTGCTGCGGCTGCTATGGGGGCTCACCACGTGGCCCATGGTGTTCATGGTGGTCATCATGGTGGTTATGCACACCATGGAAAGTTTAAGCATCATGGTGGCAAATTCAAGCATGGGAAGCATGGCAAATTTAAGCATGGGAAGCATGGCaaatttaagcatggaaagCATGGATTATTTGGAGGCAAATTCAAGAAGTGGAAGTGATTTACCTGGTTGTCAACTGAATGTAACGAATTGACTCCCAAGATCTCTAGTTATGGTTTCTATGAATAATCTTTTCGTTTGCCATTGGTTTACATTTCGAAACACTGTTGGCTGAGTCGGACGTAAGCAAGCAATTATTTGTCGTTTATGGCTTTTATCATATGTTTGTACATGAAACTGATGGATCGGCCGAGGTTAGTACCTGTTGGGGCCTGAAATGGTTATTACATGCTTTAAATCCAAAAAGTACAACCTTTTGGAACACTCTTGGTTTGTATCGGATTCTTTCCATGGCACACTTCTCCTAAATGGTTGTTGCCTATCTGCTAGAGCCTCAAAGACGAAGTTTAATGCTCATACTCGTGGAATAATCCAAAAAGTTTAATGCACACTAATAgtcatttatttctaaaataaGATAAGGTTCCAAGTGGAGAAAATTGAACAGTGTCATACTCGTGGTCGAGAAAAGAGAAGATTCCAATTAATCAtgagaaaactagaaaagcaAATGGTATCAACcaatgaaaagataaaattaatgtttgcttcaaacaagaaaaaagcgCCCCTTAAAAGGTAGAGTAATGGAGTAACTGTAAAATGACAGAACcttaaattataattcaataaaCAAAGATGAAGCTCAATATCTCAATTCAACATCCTTCCTCTTAAATATTCGAACATCTAGTGAAAAATACCACGGAGGTATGGCAAGACAGAAAAGTACCAAGCATTCTAACTCACCAAATATCAATCAAAATTGGTGAAACAAAAAAGCACACTATAggataaaatttttctaaacaAGTGTTATGTGAGCTCCTTTAGCAGCAAGATGGATATGAGCTCCTCACCAGGCGAAGGACCTATTTTCCACTCGTCAACATATCAGAACAACTCATTTGAGATCCCATGATTACCCAACATTGATGTGCTTTCATCTTATCACAATTAGCAACTGCAATGGACAGTAACACTAGTTCAGCAGCCACCAGATAAGTGCATAAACAATCTAACAGAAATGAATTATTTCACACCTGTACGAAACATGTCAATCatctaaataataatatgacCCAGCAGACTTTTGCTCTCTGTCCTTAGTTGAGTCCAATTTGTTGATTCTTGGTCGGTAATTGGTTGGGTCCCGCCTAAACGTAATGTCCAGATGCTGTGGAGTGCAACAATGTGCAACAGTGAGCACCAAACAGCATGCACACACAGGCAAAGTGTAATAAGAAatttcaaaggaaaaagacAACCAATAGAGAAGGGAGGAAACAGCTGCAAGACTCACAGATAAGAAGAGATTCATGCCAGTCAACAAGGACTGAGGAGAATTTGCAATACAATCCACTGAGGGCTTCCCTTCATACACAATAACTCGATCTGCAAGGTAAGTcgccattataaaatcatgcTCAACCACGAAAGCAGTTTTCTTTGCATGGAGGATAAACCTCTTTATGACTTTAGATGCAACAATACGCTGCTCAGAGTCAAGATAAGCACTTGGTTCATCTATCAGATAAATATCAGCTGGCTGCATGAAATAAAACAAACAAGTGCATTAGGCAGTGGCCCAATGTATTGGCCCTTCAGAGCATCAGGGGCAGCAGGTTAACAACAGCCCAAAACAAAAACCATATGTCCTAAAAGGTATACAATGGAACAATATTACATGGAAAAGTAGATTGTGTGGGAGTGTGTGCACATTTAAGCATGTACTCAGATACATGTGCATGGAAACATGATGCTTCGGTTGGAATGAAGTAAGGACACCCACCTATCATTGGCACCTCCAACAATTTAGGTTCAAAACCAATCACATTTCAAATTTGTCAGGAGATACAGAGAACTTGGAACatctatttttcaatttatatatatcCTTAACTGTTGGtgatttcaaaatatttaccTTCCCAAGGCATAGACATAATGCCACTCTTTGCAACTCTCCTCCAGAAAGATTAACCACTTCCTGATCCATCAATTGTTCAATGAGAAGAGGCTTCATCACATCTGAAACAAACTGAGGATGCATGTATGAATCACGTATCTTTTGATGTAGCAAGTGCCTGACTGTAGATTGAAATTTGGGACTGATCTTCTGGGGCTTGTATGAAACATTAAATTCGGGTATCTCCACATCAGAACCTTCGATGCTATCAGATTTCAACAAACCAGCCTGCAGGTTTACTCAATAATATTAATCAACTTATACAAGAGACAGGAGACTCATAATGACTTAACACAGGTTCTATAATGAATGCACAAACAATGAAAGAGCAAAATACCAGCATACGGATGAATGTGGTCTTCCCTGTACCATTCTCCCCCAGCATTACAATAATCTGAGAATCAGTAAATTCGCCCTCAATCACTTTAAGTTTAAAGTTGCCCTGAGTTTTTGTCATGGTTGGGTATTTGTATCGTGCATAGGTTTCAATTTCCTCAGCACTTTCCTGTGGGGTCTCTGCAACCTAAAACAAAAGGGAAACAGAAAGTGAAGACAGGAACTTAAAGCTGAATAAGGTGTGCACAAATGACAATACTAACAGGTTTACCTTGAA
This window encodes:
- the LOC18606910 gene encoding F-box protein SKIP31, whose translation is MTLSDDEDKFLANFLESELSNEEERELEEPEAKRLRGGKDDEEEEPKRKGEGASCSNPNPDSGPGQVKNNSSISVPRRIESGTFSKIPPELFPHILKFLSSEDLVSCSLVCSFLNYAAADESLWRRLYCMRWGLLPPTKIRECAWKKLYIQRDEEDMIELVRNCPSEFKEYYIQMQAAKRSQAPLPSQVKDDLIILDKTVADQVSMWKSSRGLADKVVADHACSGETCSYYQIGDVFVCEKTGQVHVCDDTCREVILDPTNELLVCTISGHCFDRLLSPSEMELDPEQQQGGGTDEAEPFMGSGRFARAYLLGYNCDDEKELEAALRFC
- the LOC108661384 gene encoding glycine-rich protein A3-like; translated protein: MGKDKDKHKHDDKGLFSHHHGHGGYPPGAYPPPPGGYPPATGYPPHAGYPPQGYPPQGYPPAGYPPGGYPPSGHPGGYPPSGYPGASHSGHGGLGAMIAGGAAAAAAAMGAHHVAHGVHGGHHGGYAHHGKFKHHGGKFKHGKHGKFKHGKHGKFKHGKHGLFGGKFKKWK